In Planococcus sp. MB-3u-03, the DNA window AAAAGTGGCAGTCATCACCGCACAGACAGGGGCTGCCGTGCGCGATATCATCACGACGCTCAGGCGGCGTTACCCGCTTGCGCGAATTGTGCTGTTTCCGACATTAGTGCAAGGCCAGGGAGCCGTCCAATCGATCGTCCAGTCCATCCAACAAGCCAACCGTACAGACAGCGACGTCTTGATTGTCGGGCGAGGTGGCGGGTCGATCGAAGACCTATGGGCATTCAACGAAGAAGCAGTAGCGCGGGCAATCTATGATTCGGCCATTCCCGTCATCTCGGCGGTCGGTCACGAAACCGACACGACAATCGCTGATTTTGTAGCCGATTTGCGCGCAGCTACCCCGACAGCCGCTGCAGAGCTCGCGGTTCCGAGCCGCATCGAGTTGCTCGAGCGCGTCATGGGGCAGCGCCAAGTGATGTTCCGGCTCATGTCGAACGATTTGGAACAGCGCCGCATCCGCCTGACGCAGCTGCAAAATTCATATCCGATGGCCTACCCGGACCGGCTCTACCGCCCATTCATCGAACGCATCGAACGGGCCACGGATGCTCTGCAGCGCGAGACCGTGTTGACGGCAAGGCGTTCAGGCGACCGGCTGGCAATGCTTTCACGCCAATTGGAAAATCGCAACCCAACTGACCGCATCCGCCAGTCCGAACGCGATTTAGCCATTCTTGGAGAACGGCTCGACCAGCGCATCACTCATGTCTTCCGGCAGCGGGAGCAGCAATTGAAGTCTGCCATCCGCACGCTGGATGCGCTCAGCCCCTTGAAGATCATGGACAGGGGCTATGCGATTCCGTTCAAAGAGGGCGGAGTGGTGAAATCGGTCGATCAGCTGGAGCTTGGCGACCGGCTCAGCCTTTCATTGAAGGACGGAGAAATCGAAACCGTCATCGAAGCGATCAACCCAAAAGATAAGGAGCGCGACTAAATGGCAGAAAATAACATGATGTTCAACGACGCAATGGAGCAGTTGGAGGAAATCGTCAAATTGCTCGAACAAGGCGATGTGCCGCTCGAAGAAGCGTTGACGCTTTACCAGAAAGGCATGGAGTTATCGAAGCTATGCCACGATAAATTGAAAAATGCCGAAACCCAGCTGGTGACGATGATGAAAGACGGAAAAGAAGTCCCGGCTGAAATCGAAGGGGAAGGAAATGCGCAATGAACTTAAAACAATTCAGAACCCATTATGAACCGGTCATCCAGCAGGAGATGGCGGAATTGATCAGTGAATTGGCCATTCCGGAATCTTTAAAAGAATCGATGCATTATTCATTGCAAGCAGGAGGCAAGCGCATCCGCCCAATGCTCGTGCTCGCCACCATGCATGAACAAGGCGCAGCCCATCCAGATGCCTTGAAAGTGGCGGCTGCGATCGAAATGATCCATACATATTCCTTGATCCATGATGATTTGCCGAGCATGGACAATGATGATTTGCGCCGCGGCATGCCGACCAACCATAAAGTGTTCGGGGAAGCTGTCGCTATTTTAGCGGGAGATGCCCTGTTGACGTTCAGCTTTGGCATCTTGGCGCGTCTGGACGATGTTTCCGCAGAAGATAAAGTGCGGCTCATCGACTTATTGTCGACAGCGGCCGGTGCAGAAGGCATGGTCGGCGGCCAGGTCCTGGATATCGAAGGGGAA includes these proteins:
- a CDS encoding polyprenyl synthetase family protein, with the translated sequence MNLKQFRTHYEPVIQQEMAELISELAIPESLKESMHYSLQAGGKRIRPMLVLATMHEQGAAHPDALKVAAAIEMIHTYSLIHDDLPSMDNDDLRRGMPTNHKVFGEAVAILAGDALLTFSFGILARLDDVSAEDKVRLIDLLSTAAGAEGMVGGQVLDIEGEEKQLGLEQLEQVHLLKTGALLTYSIISGAILAGASSDQLVALSRFGRHLGLAFQIQDDILDVTGTSEELGKTAGKDETSDKSTYPGILTLPKAKEKLDYHAQQALDALAELPGEQQLLKELTELIVQRKS
- the xseA gene encoding exodeoxyribonuclease VII large subunit produces the protein MATDPYLSVAALTKYIKKKFDADPHLRDVYVKGELSNVKIHTSGHIYFTLKDQKARMPAVMFSAKAKSMKFRPESGMTVLIRGDISVYEASGQYQLYAQSMQPDGIGDYYLAFEQLKEKLSKEGLFNAAHKQLLPEFPEKVAVITAQTGAAVRDIITTLRRRYPLARIVLFPTLVQGQGAVQSIVQSIQQANRTDSDVLIVGRGGGSIEDLWAFNEEAVARAIYDSAIPVISAVGHETDTTIADFVADLRAATPTAAAELAVPSRIELLERVMGQRQVMFRLMSNDLEQRRIRLTQLQNSYPMAYPDRLYRPFIERIERATDALQRETVLTARRSGDRLAMLSRQLENRNPTDRIRQSERDLAILGERLDQRITHVFRQREQQLKSAIRTLDALSPLKIMDRGYAIPFKEGGVVKSVDQLELGDRLSLSLKDGEIETVIEAINPKDKERD
- the xseB gene encoding exodeoxyribonuclease VII small subunit; this encodes MAENNMMFNDAMEQLEEIVKLLEQGDVPLEEALTLYQKGMELSKLCHDKLKNAETQLVTMMKDGKEVPAEIEGEGNAQ